A region of Culicoides brevitarsis isolate CSIRO-B50_1 chromosome 1, AGI_CSIRO_Cbre_v1, whole genome shotgun sequence DNA encodes the following proteins:
- the LOC134837428 gene encoding uncharacterized protein LOC134837428: MMNMGLPSSLFSLILLLLTVSIAKAAIGPVYVDPNAPKDVPLVKPTAVQAQVDLITQTVYGFLDFTTTIGNTVMVFSPQSAAAVTEPPKTEKPETPAIETRPTTETPPTTSATIKPSKTVVPKKETSEKKPAVVVSSVVQVVEEKQPIVKAKPAKAAKHASSKVEILEEKKHTVLAKKEIITKVEVREDKPSVVSPVIASTQAKTVQPSITVVTHVEEPKPVVISSVVEVHSSSDNDEEEDDDDVQPVLAIENNIGEPEYDFLSRQSEYAEESFKVRDNVPTQPRRKQPTAKRVSAQQQNNHPTGLVTKLGGTVVNDGVTTVHETSVIGTSINGKYAQVLQSTSHILVNNAKVKPTPSSSLRILKTAAPTLSKTPKYSDDGSDDPVEAYGNNGSPNLVRASRRPAQASGSFKNRYKNNSPKEEVEVVQPSSPNTPAYGNGSKKNRPRNGLNKGKNFKSNVRVEVATVSAETAATHAPYSSRRNKATRQGNFKPTSTYSSQQSATESHSSSSSGGRRSYKKPHPSPVEQDSHSTSLYKFKLNRAPGRWQYKTTAKPRVTIRKQNELVRDEAAETREAQEKKEPVYEVVSRSDEGDLEQQGSLINGDVLGEAGDDNRIDRKFPIETINVEISTPADFKETYFEIATIKSPYTFQVGTLKNTRYITVTSTFEKTLEPEPTISATLTEPLTENILAKTSHIDKEHNLLDSSIATLPAITLGADTETPPLETLTETFSTTQLMLKTHILPVIRGENTTSHTLIQTYHVTRLVTATKTLPPMEVYQFVPSKRLNEFNSRLDEAGSELHLELEYGESDDDDDEDAAAVRKEFPSDLDLSNVGSDFDLSEVDKTNIPDNVRPKKKISSNNQNNRVTTEAPLSTPNLTQEQLQQLALLRLLNPAAAAQIPNVITTSKPVIKIETVYDTHVLPIVNGANTIFSTLSRPIGTVTKTDYEMVTSSLPALPAIPPIPQVNPALFPQQAQQQFQLQSTPIITQLMLTQTNSKVLKLTFGAKTAYTTLFSTTVVPTQLTTYLTQSVAVQPTAAFPGYFPAPYAPFPYVG; this comes from the exons tttccATTGCTAAAGCTGCTATTGGGCCCGTTTATGTTGATCCAAATGCCCCGAAAGATGTTCCGTTGGTAAAGCCGACTGCCGTACAAGCGCAAGTTGATTTGATCACACAAACTGTCTATGGATTCTTGGATTTCACGACGACAATTGGGAATACCGTTATGGTTTTCTCGCCTCAGAGTGCAGCAGCAGTAACAG aGCCACCAAAGACGGAAAAACCCGAAACTCCCGCAATTGAAACACGTCCAACGACAGAAACACCTCCAACTACATCTGCGACAATCAAACCCAGCAAAACTGTCGTCCCAAAGAAGGAAACTTCCGAAAAGAAACCTGCTGTCGTTGTCTCAAGCGTCGTTCAAGTCGTCGAGGAGAAACAACCAATTGTCAAGGCAAAACCCGCAAAGGCTGCTAAACACGCTTCCAGCAAAGTCGAGATTTTAGAGGAGAAAAAACACACCGTTTTggctaaaaaagaaattatcacAAAAGTTGAAGTTCGCGAAGACAAACCGTCAGTTGTGAGTCCCGTAATCGCTTCAACGCAAGCAAAAACCGTTCAACCATCAATCACTGTTGTAACGCACGTCGAAGAACCCAAACCCGTTGTCATCTCGAGCGTTGTTGAAGTGCATTCCAGTTCCGATAACGACGAAGAAGAGGACGACGATGACGTTCAACCCGTTTTAGCGATCGAAAACAACATTGGCGAGCCCGAGTACGATTTCTTGTCACGCCAATCGGAATATGCCGAAGAATCCTTCAAAGTTCGTGATAATGTCCCGACTCAGCCACGTCGCAAGCAACCAACAGCCAAACGGGTGTCAGCGCAGCAACAAAATAATCACCCCACGGGCTTGGTGACGAAATTGGGAGGCACAGTTGTGAATGACGGAGTAACTACGGTGCACGAAACGAGCGTTATTGGCACCTCGATCAACGGGAAATATGCGCAAGTGTTGCAAAGTACGTCGCATATCCTCGTGAATAACGCAAAAGTTAAGCCAACACCTTCTTCGTCCTTGAGAATTTTGAAAACGGCTGCTCCAACATTAAGTAAGACGCCAAAATACTCTGACGATGGCTCTGATGACCCCGTGGAGGCTTATGGCAATAACGGCAGTCCAAATTTGGTAAGAGCTTCACGTCGTCCCGCTCAGGCCTCAGGTAGTTTCAAGAATCGCTACAAGAATAACAGTCCCAAGGAAGAAGTTGAAGTCGTCCAACCCTCGTCGCCAAATACGCCCGCCTACGGAAATGGCAGCAAGAAGAATCGCCCACGCAACGGCTTGAACAAAGGCAAAAA CTTCAAAAGTAACGTTCGTGTTGAGGTGGCAACAGTTTCCGCTGAAACTGCCGCAACTCACGCTCCATACTCAAGTCGCCGTAATAAGGCCACAAGACAAGGCAATTTTAAACCCACATCTACTTATAGCAGTCAGCAAAGTGCCACGGAGTCccattcgtcgtcgtcatcgggAGGACGTCGTTCCTACAAGAAGCCACATCCATCGCCCGTGGAACAAGATTCCCACTCGACGTCGTTGTACAAGTTCAAGTTGAATCGCGCACCCGGCAGATGGCAGTACAAGACGACAGCGAAGCCACGTGTCACAATCCGCAAGCAGAACGAACTTGTACGTGATGAAGCTGCCGAGACGAGAGAGGCGCAGGAGAAAAAGGAGCCCGTTTATGAAGTCGTTTCGCGTTCAGATGAGGGAGATTTGGAACAACAAGGAAGCTTGATCAACGGAGATGTGCTTGGAGAAGCTGGAGACGACAATAGAATTGACCGGAAATTCCCGATTGAAACAATTAATGTGGAAATTTCGACGCCAGCTGACTTTAAAGAGACTTACTTTGAAATTGCAACAATTAAATCGCCTTACACTTTCCAG gtTGGCACACTCAAAAACACGCGCTACATTACTGTCACATCCACATTCGAGAAAACACTCGAACCCGAGCCGACAATTTCGGCCACTTTAACGGAACCACTTACGGAAAACATTCTCGCCAAGACGTCACACATCGACAAAGAACATAATTTATTGGATTCGAGCATCGCCACATTGCCGGCCATCACATTAGGCGCAGACACGGAAACACCGCCATTAGAAACACTCACGGAGACATTTAGCACGACGCAATTGATGCTCAAGACGCACATTTTGCCCGTAATTCGTGGCGAAAACACCACGAGCCACACGCTTATCCAAACGTATCATGTCACGCGACTTGTGACCGCCACGAAAACCTTGCCGCCAATGGAAGTTTATCAATTCGTGCCGTCGAAGCGTTTGAACGAGTTCAATAGTCGTTTGGACGAAGCCGGTTCCGAATTGCATCTGGAACTCGAATACGGGGaaagtgatgatgatgacgatgaagaTGCCGCTGCCGTTCGCAAAGAATTCCCCTCAGATTTGGACTTGTCGAATGTGGGTAGTGACTTTGACTTGTCCGAAGTTGACAAAACGAACATTCCCGATAACGTTCGTCCGAAAAAGAAGATTTCGAGTAACAATCAAAATAATCGCGTAACCACAGAAGCACCACTTTCCACGCCAAATCTCACGCAAGAGCAATTACAACAATTGGCACTGTTGCGGTTACTTAATCCAGCGGCAGCTGCCCAAATTCCCAACGTCATAACGACATCGAAGCCCGTCATTAAGATCGAAACTGTCTACGATACGCACGTTTTGCCGATTGTCAATGGAGCCAACACCATTTTCAGCACTCTTTCGCGTCCCATCGGCACTGTCACGAAAACGGACTACGAAATGGTGACATCTTCCTTGCCAGCCTTGCCAGCAATTCCCCCAATTCCGCAAGTTAATCCGGCATTGTTCCCGCAACAGGCACAACAACAATTCCAGTTGCAATCGACGCCAATTATCACGCAATTGATGCTCACCCAGACCAACAGCAAAGTGTTGAAATTGACGTTTGGCGCGAAAACGGCTTACACCACGCTGTTCTCCACGACTGTCGTGCCAACGCAACTCACCACGTATTTGACGCAATCCGTGGCTGTACAGCCGACCGCTGCATTCCCGGGCTATTTTCCGGCACCGTATGCACCATTTCCTTACGTAGgctaa